A single Herpetosiphon gulosus DNA region contains:
- a CDS encoding HNH endonuclease: MLEQYQQAFEKLKLSPSQAWPESTHFRAPYKPLMLLAVSDLIAVGTLTYNFIEYSELLLETFDRYWRIIFGLTKFANPIQPFFYLKSEGFWHLQAQPGMQQRLAATKDIKTIGQLNQLVVGATLDQALFELLQQPTTRNQLCQTLVQHYFTPELWPALGMIAQINTEIFDYSKLLLQQSQRKFREIPATDAPYQVEVRSSAFRQIVVPSYDYCCAICGIRIITPEGRSAAEAAHIIPWSRSYNDDPRNGVALCGLHHWVFDQGLLTITPIYKVQISPLVDDQPSANQALLAFARQAIQLPKQAHLCPDPVALNWHNQFVYRKE, translated from the coding sequence ATGCTTGAACAGTATCAGCAGGCCTTCGAAAAACTTAAACTATCGCCATCACAAGCTTGGCCCGAAAGCACCCACTTTCGTGCACCCTATAAACCATTGATGCTGCTTGCGGTTAGCGATCTGATTGCCGTTGGCACACTCACTTATAATTTTATCGAGTATTCAGAGCTTTTGCTTGAAACCTTTGACCGATATTGGCGCATTATTTTCGGTTTAACAAAGTTTGCCAATCCGATTCAGCCCTTTTTCTACCTTAAGAGTGAGGGTTTTTGGCATTTGCAAGCACAACCGGGTATGCAGCAACGCTTGGCGGCGACAAAAGATATCAAAACGATCGGCCAATTAAATCAGCTTGTAGTTGGTGCGACCCTTGATCAAGCATTATTTGAATTACTGCAACAGCCCACTACGCGCAATCAACTTTGTCAAACTTTAGTTCAGCATTATTTTACGCCAGAATTATGGCCAGCCTTAGGTATGATCGCCCAAATCAATACTGAAATTTTCGACTATAGTAAACTGTTGCTCCAGCAAAGCCAGCGTAAGTTTCGCGAAATCCCCGCAACCGATGCGCCATACCAAGTTGAAGTACGTTCCAGCGCATTTCGCCAAATTGTCGTACCTAGTTATGATTATTGCTGTGCCATTTGTGGCATTCGCATTATTACTCCCGAAGGTAGGAGCGCAGCCGAGGCGGCTCATATCATTCCGTGGAGCCGGAGTTATAACGATGATCCGCGCAATGGAGTTGCGTTGTGTGGCTTACATCATTGGGTATTCGATCAGGGCTTATTGACGATCACGCCAATCTACAAAGTTCAAATTTCGCCCTTGGTTGATGATCAACCATCTGCCAACCAAGCGCTGCTCGCCTTCGCTCGCCAAGCCATCCAATTGCCCAAGCAAGCGCATTTGTGTCCTGATCCTGTTGCACTTAATTGGCATAACCAATTTGTCTATCGCAAAGAGTAA
- a CDS encoding DNA-processing protein DprA → MTINAQTHAILLLTTHLGKQTEVKPLTTSEWGRFAAWLRSQQFQPEQLLSHQLPQLLSEWSDPNISLERIQRLLDRAAALGFALEKWQRAGIWVIIRSDPRYPQQLKQRLKQLAPPVLFGCGNSELLNTGGIAVVGSRHSTAAELEWTAQLGTTLANHGAVVVSGGARGVDQAVMQAGLAANGQVVGILADSLLKTSLAATYRQALQQHQLVLVSPFNPEAGFDVGNAMGRNKYIYCLADAAIVVNSTPNKGGTWHGALENLKAQWVPLWVKPNAAASSGNAALLKQGAQTLVEPIADLSQLINHPVMLEAAPLSLFDLLPVESNPAPIVAKPAITDLPVTINFYQLFLDYLEQTAKTPLTIEQIMQSLQLTKPQVSEWLKRAIEAGYVVKINKPVRYHWCANTKI, encoded by the coding sequence ATGACAATCAACGCCCAAACCCATGCAATTCTGTTGCTAACAACCCATCTAGGCAAGCAAACCGAGGTTAAGCCATTAACCACTAGCGAGTGGGGTCGCTTCGCAGCATGGTTACGCAGCCAACAATTCCAGCCAGAACAGCTCCTAAGCCATCAATTACCACAGCTTTTGAGCGAATGGAGCGATCCAAATATCAGCCTTGAGCGGATTCAACGGCTGCTTGATCGCGCAGCAGCCCTCGGTTTTGCCTTGGAGAAATGGCAACGAGCGGGAATTTGGGTGATTATTCGCTCAGATCCGCGCTATCCTCAACAGTTAAAACAACGGCTCAAGCAACTCGCGCCACCAGTGCTATTTGGCTGTGGCAATTCTGAGCTATTAAATACTGGGGGCATTGCCGTGGTTGGTTCGCGGCATAGCACTGCTGCCGAGCTTGAATGGACTGCCCAGCTTGGCACAACCCTCGCCAACCACGGAGCAGTTGTCGTTTCTGGAGGCGCACGCGGGGTTGATCAAGCGGTGATGCAGGCTGGATTGGCAGCAAATGGCCAAGTGGTTGGCATTTTAGCCGATAGTTTGTTGAAAACGAGCCTAGCCGCAACTTATCGCCAAGCACTACAACAGCACCAACTGGTTTTAGTTTCGCCGTTTAATCCTGAGGCTGGCTTCGATGTGGGCAACGCAATGGGTCGCAACAAATACATCTATTGTTTGGCCGATGCGGCGATTGTGGTCAATAGCACCCCCAATAAAGGTGGCACTTGGCATGGAGCACTCGAAAATCTCAAAGCTCAATGGGTTCCGCTCTGGGTCAAACCAAACGCTGCCGCCAGCAGTGGCAATGCCGCCTTGCTCAAACAAGGAGCGCAAACCTTAGTCGAACCAATCGCCGATTTGAGCCAACTGATCAACCACCCTGTGATGCTTGAAGCAGCTCCGCTAAGTTTATTTGATTTGCTTCCTGTTGAATCCAACCCAGCGCCTATTGTAGCCAAACCAGCAATCACCGATCTGCCAGTAACAATTAATTTCTATCAGCTATTTCTCGATTACCTTGAGCAAACAGCCAAAACTCCATTAACCATTGAACAAATAATGCAAAGCCTACAATTAACCAAGCCCCAAGTTAGCGAATGGCTCAAACGCGCGATCGAGGCTGGCTACGTTGTAAAAATCAATAAGCCAGTGCGTTATCATTGGTGTGCAAATACCAAAATATAA
- a CDS encoding SAVED domain-containing protein translates to MISLKTLQEERAMYLKHFALLSKQIASAGGDMRANTKNIIQRDEIREKIDELDKQIQELINTQNKIVQSAEGHPSFCLAIDANPLLDGLALHLQLRGLRITRIRERSSFQAKTPFPVAAAIMYCESLDSGYAAQRPYHEYLEQSTNHLLYLIGGSYPADAMITTFGTRLGQTRMLDNALAPAQLAKIVLATVLGPILQSRDAATSLAIDIFSYERAEYAQPALLCIDTRKLGFEPADWAALMQAFYDLREVLNASAAKRLAVRPMNSRLSVAMAFGAVFSSSANFEVRVAYERRGQTSVDAQTLEWWRNHNNPNPESLPIIELPIISEVNQEAVVGLSITRDVKIAVQAYFGSQQPPQLLFFGYSVLEPGINAVPTGDEGRAASAIANQFGHLLRTHRDRMLRRTWDFFYALPVSLAVLVGQELNACTPIQCYEFMNDRNPAEYIPSCLIKQN, encoded by the coding sequence TTCAACGTGATGAAATAAGGGAAAAGATCGATGAATTAGACAAACAAATTCAAGAATTAATTAATACTCAGAATAAAATTGTTCAATCTGCTGAAGGCCATCCCTCATTTTGTTTGGCAATTGATGCCAATCCGCTGCTTGATGGACTGGCTTTGCATTTACAATTACGTGGTTTGCGAATTACCCGGATTCGTGAACGATCGTCATTTCAGGCTAAAACACCGTTTCCAGTAGCGGCGGCAATCATGTATTGTGAATCGCTTGACAGTGGCTATGCTGCCCAGCGTCCTTATCACGAATACCTTGAGCAATCCACAAACCATCTGCTGTATTTAATTGGTGGTAGTTATCCAGCAGATGCGATGATTACGACATTTGGTACTCGTTTAGGCCAAACTCGCATGCTTGATAACGCACTTGCTCCTGCCCAATTAGCCAAAATAGTGCTGGCGACCGTGCTTGGGCCAATTCTGCAATCCCGTGATGCCGCAACCAGTTTAGCAATTGATATTTTTAGCTATGAACGTGCAGAATATGCCCAGCCTGCGCTTTTATGTATTGATACCCGTAAGCTTGGCTTTGAGCCTGCCGATTGGGCCGCACTCATGCAGGCCTTCTACGATCTCCGTGAAGTATTAAATGCCTCAGCAGCTAAGCGGCTGGCGGTACGACCGATGAATAGTCGTTTGTCGGTGGCGATGGCCTTTGGGGCAGTTTTTTCCAGTTCGGCTAATTTTGAAGTACGGGTTGCCTATGAACGACGTGGCCAAACGTCAGTCGATGCGCAAACCCTTGAATGGTGGCGTAATCATAATAATCCAAATCCTGAAAGCCTGCCAATAATCGAACTGCCAATAATTAGCGAAGTTAATCAAGAGGCGGTTGTTGGTTTAAGTATTACTCGTGATGTAAAAATTGCAGTCCAAGCATATTTTGGGTCTCAACAACCTCCGCAACTGCTATTTTTTGGCTATAGCGTGCTTGAGCCTGGAATCAATGCCGTTCCTACTGGCGACGAAGGTCGAGCCGCTTCGGCGATTGCCAACCAATTTGGGCACTTATTACGCACTCACCGCGATAGGATGTTACGCCGTACTTGGGATTTCTTCTATGCCTTGCCAGTCTCTTTAGCGGTCTTAGTTGGCCAAGAATTAAATGCCTGCACGCCGATTCAATGTTATGAATTTATGAATGATCGTAATCCGGCTGAATATATTCCTTCGTGCTTGATTAAGCAAAATTAG
- a CDS encoding trypsin-like peptidase domain-containing protein, which produces MKQRSMRILIPAFLIPLSLCIVASLLIWIFAPVEESSNSDSSLSVEATPVPVSALSEAPSNDLSDEQARIDLYKRVGPAVVSIDTEVVGEGSDDLTGEALGSGFLVDDQGHIATNNHVIEGATRIFVTFADGRQVPATLRGADEDNDVAVIKVDAAAVGEIVPMVFGNSREVQVGQDTIAIGNPFGLQNTMTLGIVSAVEGRSLPGRTLANGGQFRISRIIQTDAAINPGNSGGPLLNSKGEVIGINTAIRVSDPTAAPAFAGVGYAVPANTVKIIVDDLIKTGKHDSAYLGVSMLTISAQLAQELKLPVSQGALVTNVVVDGPADQAGIRLGTTSIQVEGSALIIDSDIVTAFNGEIIRSSDDLIAHINDSRVGDKVILTIIRGDEEQTIEVTLGARP; this is translated from the coding sequence ATGAAGCAACGCAGCATGCGTATTTTGATTCCAGCATTTCTTATTCCACTAAGTCTTTGTATTGTGGCAAGCCTGTTGATTTGGATTTTTGCTCCAGTTGAAGAAAGCTCAAATAGTGATTCGAGTCTTTCAGTTGAAGCAACGCCAGTTCCGGTTAGTGCCTTGAGCGAAGCCCCAAGCAATGATTTGAGCGACGAACAAGCGCGAATCGATTTGTATAAACGAGTTGGCCCAGCAGTTGTCAGCATCGATACCGAAGTTGTCGGTGAGGGCAGTGACGATCTGACTGGCGAGGCGCTTGGCTCAGGCTTTTTGGTTGACGATCAAGGCCATATTGCTACCAATAACCATGTAATCGAAGGTGCAACCCGCATTTTCGTCACCTTTGCTGATGGCCGCCAAGTGCCAGCCACCCTGCGCGGTGCCGATGAAGATAACGATGTTGCGGTGATTAAGGTTGATGCCGCAGCCGTGGGCGAGATTGTGCCGATGGTGTTTGGCAACTCTCGCGAAGTTCAAGTTGGGCAAGATACGATTGCAATTGGCAATCCGTTTGGCTTGCAAAATACTATGACCTTGGGGATTGTTAGCGCAGTCGAAGGGCGTTCGTTGCCAGGTCGTACCCTTGCTAATGGTGGTCAATTTCGCATCAGCCGAATTATTCAGACCGATGCAGCAATCAACCCAGGCAATAGCGGCGGGCCATTGCTCAATAGTAAAGGCGAAGTGATTGGGATCAACACCGCGATTCGGGTGAGTGACCCAACCGCTGCCCCAGCCTTTGCCGGAGTTGGCTATGCAGTGCCTGCCAACACAGTTAAAATTATTGTTGATGATTTGATTAAAACTGGCAAACACGATTCAGCCTACCTTGGCGTGAGCATGCTAACAATCAGCGCCCAATTGGCTCAAGAATTGAAATTACCAGTCAGCCAAGGCGCGTTGGTCACCAATGTGGTTGTCGATGGCCCCGCTGATCAAGCTGGAATTCGCTTGGGCACAACGAGCATTCAAGTTGAAGGTTCTGCATTAATTATTGATAGCGACATCGTGACCGCCTTCAACGGCGAGATTATTCGCTCAAGCGACGATCTGATTGCTCATATCAACGATTCGCGGGTTGGCGATAAGGTCATTTTGACGATCATTCGGGGGGATGAAGAGCAAACGATCGAGGTAACCTTGGGGGCACGCCCTTAA
- a CDS encoding RecQ family ATP-dependent DNA helicase, which translates to MHITAELSYDGALEQLRRSLNNPTASFRDGQWSAIDRLINDNQQLLVVQRTGWGKSWVYFIAAQHIRQQRGKMTLIISPLLALIHNQIEAAQRFGLTAVSINSSNPDDWVTIKTSVRQNQVDVLLIAPERFANEAFMEEVLLPISQQIGLLVIDEAHCISDWGHDFRPDYRRIVQTLQVMPKNLPILATTATANQRVIDDIRQHLGNFVVERGPLMRESLSLQTIRLPDAASRLAWLAHYLPQLPGTGIIYTLTHADTEHVTTWLNQHKLSACAYHAGLDAETRANFEKRLAQNQIKVLVATSALGMGYDKPDLGFVIHYQAPSSIIAYYQQVGRAGRAIEQAYGILLAGEEDAAIHEYFRREAFPSQATIAAVLHEINQHDGAKLNQILQKINIRRGKLEHALKFLSVEAKPPVIYNQKKWYTTINASNYQLDQAKIERLNQRRIQEWQAIQTYVDTPNCLMRHLAEALDDAQSNDCGRCANCRGRLLGNQPSPNLINQAARFLRHSEQVLEPRKIAAPNIPSAYRQLASLPEHLRAEPGRVLARWGHAGWGAMVSHDKKQGHFRDDLVDALVEMIQQRWQPQPFPTWVASIPSTRNLHLVEDFAQRVGQKLGLPWLAAVVKIRNNEPQKSQHNAFYQQMNVLNAFKIVEWKAEPVLLIDDIVDSRWTLTIVAKLLKEAGATAVYPCALASTASDDDE; encoded by the coding sequence ATGCACATTACTGCGGAGTTAAGCTACGATGGAGCACTTGAGCAACTACGGCGATCATTAAATAACCCTACTGCCAGCTTTCGTGATGGGCAATGGTCGGCAATCGATCGGCTGATTAATGACAATCAACAACTGCTGGTGGTGCAGCGCACAGGTTGGGGCAAAAGCTGGGTCTATTTTATCGCAGCCCAACATATCCGCCAGCAACGTGGCAAAATGACCCTGATTATTTCACCCTTATTAGCATTAATTCACAATCAAATTGAAGCCGCTCAACGCTTTGGCTTAACTGCCGTCAGTATTAATTCAAGCAATCCCGACGATTGGGTCACCATAAAGACCAGTGTGCGCCAAAATCAAGTTGATGTATTGTTGATTGCCCCTGAGCGTTTTGCCAATGAAGCCTTTATGGAAGAGGTGCTGTTGCCAATTAGTCAGCAAATTGGCTTGTTGGTGATTGATGAGGCCCATTGTATTTCTGATTGGGGCCATGATTTTCGCCCCGACTATCGCCGCATTGTTCAAACACTCCAAGTAATGCCAAAAAATTTGCCAATTTTAGCCACGACTGCCACTGCCAACCAGCGCGTAATTGATGATATTCGCCAACATTTAGGGAATTTTGTGGTTGAACGTGGCCCTTTGATGCGTGAAAGCCTGAGTTTGCAAACCATTCGCTTGCCTGATGCTGCGAGCCGCTTGGCATGGTTGGCCCACTACTTGCCTCAATTACCGGGCACAGGCATTATCTATACCCTAACTCACGCCGATACTGAGCACGTTACGACTTGGCTTAATCAACACAAGCTTAGTGCTTGTGCTTATCATGCTGGGTTAGATGCAGAGACTCGCGCCAATTTTGAAAAACGTTTAGCCCAAAATCAAATCAAAGTTTTGGTGGCAACCAGCGCCTTGGGAATGGGCTACGATAAGCCAGATTTGGGATTTGTAATTCATTATCAAGCGCCCAGCTCGATTATTGCCTACTATCAGCAAGTTGGGCGGGCTGGCCGCGCCATTGAACAAGCCTATGGTATTTTGCTTGCTGGCGAAGAAGATGCAGCAATTCATGAATATTTTCGGCGTGAGGCTTTTCCGAGCCAAGCCACAATTGCGGCAGTTTTACACGAGATCAATCAGCATGACGGGGCAAAATTGAATCAGATTCTTCAAAAAATTAATATACGTCGAGGCAAACTGGAGCATGCTCTAAAATTTTTGTCGGTGGAAGCCAAACCACCAGTCATCTACAATCAAAAAAAATGGTATACAACAATCAACGCCAGCAACTATCAGCTTGATCAGGCCAAAATCGAGCGCCTGAATCAGCGGCGTATCCAAGAATGGCAAGCAATTCAAACCTATGTTGATACGCCAAACTGCTTGATGCGCCATTTGGCTGAAGCCCTTGATGATGCACAAAGTAATGATTGTGGGCGCTGTGCCAACTGTCGTGGCAGATTATTGGGCAATCAGCCATCACCCAATTTAATCAACCAAGCAGCGCGGTTTCTCCGGCACTCGGAACAAGTATTAGAACCAAGAAAAATTGCTGCTCCCAATATTCCAAGTGCCTATCGCCAACTGGCAAGCCTTCCTGAGCATTTGCGAGCAGAACCAGGTCGGGTTTTAGCCCGTTGGGGCCATGCTGGTTGGGGCGCAATGGTTAGCCACGATAAAAAGCAAGGCCATTTTCGCGATGATCTAGTCGATGCCCTCGTAGAAATGATTCAACAGCGCTGGCAACCACAGCCTTTTCCAACCTGGGTTGCATCGATTCCTTCGACCAGAAATCTCCATTTAGTTGAAGATTTTGCCCAACGAGTAGGCCAGAAACTGGGCTTACCATGGCTTGCAGCGGTTGTCAAAATCCGCAATAATGAGCCACAGAAATCCCAGCACAATGCTTTTTATCAACAAATGAATGTGCTTAATGCCTTCAAGATAGTAGAATGGAAGGCTGAGCCAGTGTTATTAATTGATGATATTGTTGATTCACGCTGGACATTGACCATCGTTGCCAAATTATTAAAAGAAGCTGGGGCAACTGCGGTGTATCCCTGTGCCTTGGCTTCAACAGCAAGTGATGACGACGAATGA
- a CDS encoding tetratricopeptide repeat protein, with amino-acid sequence MHHLPQYSTRLIGRNRVVAALAALFQEQAHRLVSLIGASGTGKTRLGLEATETIRDSFTDGCYFINLAPVDDAVFVLPTIAHTLGVHETANQSLLDSVVNFLRGKRVLLILDNFEQVKRAADELKLLIERTDQAQFMVTSQVALGLADEYEFSVPPLEVPEQSNLPANQLLEYSAIALFVDRMQAIQPRFVLTDTQAKAVVEICRLLHGLPLAIELIAAHSSALSPTDLLLLVRNYLALGRGATIAKPARHHVLYPVLDWCFSRLSAPQQTLFSRLGAFIGGCSNDAVMALYQTVGEFATAVDTGITSLKQKHLLLEETMPGQQARYIMLDAVREYAHQRLRKRKEAHQIDLYHAQYYRDLSITAKAELGGSKHEYWTNRLLSEIHNIRSAIQWALSHNEANLALQLSSNLVMFWVRQGYLTEGRRWITAALEHQANAEPTIVRPALGAAAGMAWSQSCYQEAKHYLEAALAIESTNQAETARLLNTMGLVAYEQGLHQPASAYFEQALAIYRTLDDQTMLGITLNNLGLVEIDRGNLAAARQIYAEVLALFRPANNPFNLTMPLSNLALIEILEYRYAEAEPLLEEGLALCRDNRDYNGLGYFLTNLAACLGGQGRFERARDCLVEALILRKNAQAKIGMLVGAKTASEILLKAGLAEAAALAWGYASALFSELQLTPLWYDERQQTMLETELSTILGNERLANLKQTGASQTIDDIISLMQTAKF; translated from the coding sequence ATGCATCATCTTCCCCAGTATTCGACCCGCTTAATTGGCCGAAACCGTGTGGTTGCTGCCTTAGCTGCCCTCTTTCAAGAGCAAGCGCATCGGCTTGTGAGCTTGATCGGCGCGAGTGGCACTGGCAAAACCCGGCTGGGGCTTGAAGCTACCGAAACTATCCGCGATAGTTTTACTGATGGTTGCTATTTTATCAATTTAGCGCCAGTTGATGATGCGGTATTTGTGCTACCAACCATTGCCCATACCTTGGGCGTGCATGAAACAGCCAATCAATCGTTGCTCGATAGCGTGGTGAATTTTCTGCGCGGCAAGCGGGTGCTGTTAATTCTCGATAATTTCGAGCAGGTCAAACGCGCTGCTGATGAACTTAAATTGCTGATCGAACGCACTGATCAAGCTCAATTTATGGTAACGAGCCAAGTTGCGTTGGGCTTGGCTGATGAATATGAGTTTAGCGTACCACCACTCGAAGTGCCCGAGCAGTCCAATTTACCAGCCAACCAGTTATTAGAATATTCAGCGATTGCCTTGTTTGTTGATCGCATGCAGGCGATTCAGCCGCGCTTTGTTTTGACCGATACTCAAGCCAAGGCTGTGGTCGAAATTTGTCGGCTACTACATGGCTTGCCCTTGGCGATTGAATTAATTGCTGCCCATAGTTCGGCGCTCTCGCCGACCGATTTGCTATTGCTCGTGCGCAATTATTTGGCGCTTGGCCGAGGCGCAACGATTGCCAAACCAGCCCGCCACCATGTGCTCTACCCAGTGCTTGATTGGTGTTTCAGCCGTTTGTCAGCGCCGCAACAAACCTTATTTAGCCGCTTGGGCGCGTTTATTGGCGGTTGCTCCAACGATGCAGTGATGGCGCTCTATCAAACAGTTGGCGAATTCGCGACCGCTGTTGATACTGGCATTACCAGCTTGAAGCAAAAACATTTGCTCTTGGAAGAAACCATGCCCGGCCAGCAAGCACGCTACATTATGCTTGATGCAGTGCGTGAATATGCCCACCAGCGTTTGCGCAAACGCAAAGAAGCCCATCAGATCGATCTGTATCACGCGCAGTATTACCGTGATTTGAGCATAACCGCCAAAGCTGAGTTGGGCGGCTCCAAGCATGAATACTGGACAAATCGGTTGCTCAGCGAAATTCACAATATTCGTTCAGCGATTCAATGGGCTTTGAGCCATAACGAAGCCAACTTAGCCTTGCAATTAAGCAGCAATTTGGTCATGTTTTGGGTACGCCAAGGCTACCTCACTGAAGGCCGCCGCTGGATCACCGCCGCATTAGAACATCAAGCTAATGCCGAACCCACAATTGTTCGGCCAGCATTGGGTGCTGCGGCAGGTATGGCTTGGTCGCAAAGCTGCTATCAAGAAGCCAAACACTATCTTGAAGCAGCCTTAGCAATCGAATCAACCAACCAAGCCGAAACTGCTCGGCTCCTCAATACGATGGGCTTGGTGGCCTATGAACAAGGCTTGCATCAACCAGCCAGCGCCTATTTTGAGCAAGCCTTGGCGATCTATCGCACCCTCGATGATCAAACCATGCTGGGAATTACGCTCAACAATTTGGGCTTGGTTGAGATTGATCGCGGTAATTTGGCGGCAGCACGCCAAATTTATGCTGAAGTTTTAGCATTATTCCGCCCAGCCAATAATCCCTTCAATCTGACCATGCCGCTGAGCAACTTGGCCTTGATTGAAATTCTCGAATATCGTTATGCTGAGGCCGAACCCTTGCTAGAAGAGGGCTTAGCGCTTTGTCGTGATAATCGTGATTACAATGGTTTGGGCTATTTTCTGACCAACTTAGCTGCTTGTTTAGGTGGCCAAGGTCGCTTCGAGCGAGCGCGGGATTGCCTGGTTGAAGCGTTGATTTTACGCAAGAATGCCCAAGCCAAAATTGGCATGTTGGTTGGAGCCAAAACTGCCAGCGAAATCTTGCTCAAAGCAGGTTTGGCTGAAGCAGCGGCACTCGCTTGGGGCTATGCCAGTGCATTGTTCAGCGAATTGCAATTAACCCCGCTGTGGTATGACGAGCGCCAGCAAACGATGCTCGAAACTGAATTAAGCACCATACTAGGTAATGAACGCTTGGCAAACCTCAAACAAACTGGCGCAAGCCAAACCATCGACGACATTATTAGCCTGATGCAAACTGCCAAGTTCTAA
- a CDS encoding PhzF family phenazine biosynthesis protein: MQIEVQIVNAFVDGEVGGNPAGVVLQADGLSSEQKLAVAQQVGLSETAFVSKSDVATIKLEFFTPTRQIAHCGHATIATFSLLRQLGLVPTGQLAKETIDGLREIIVADDQAFMQQLAPRYQPFALADPITQQAWQSLNISSGDLLNGTVPTLVNTGNSFLIIGLASEQTLAELQPNYAQIQQISEQLDLIGYYVFTPATKQAGRSAGTRMFAPRYGIREEAGTGMAAGPLACYLHDQLGVQQTSFLIEQGWLMQPASPSVIEVQLKLVDGAIQSLLAGGRAKVMQTLQVGL; encoded by the coding sequence ATGCAGATTGAAGTGCAGATTGTCAATGCTTTTGTTGATGGCGAAGTTGGCGGCAATCCGGCTGGGGTGGTGTTGCAAGCCGATGGACTGAGTAGCGAGCAGAAATTGGCCGTCGCCCAGCAGGTTGGTTTATCCGAAACCGCCTTTGTGAGCAAGTCGGATGTGGCGACAATTAAGCTGGAATTTTTTACCCCAACCCGCCAAATTGCCCATTGTGGGCATGCCACGATTGCTACATTTAGTTTATTACGTCAACTAGGTTTAGTGCCAACTGGTCAGCTCGCCAAAGAAACCATTGATGGTTTACGCGAAATTATTGTGGCTGATGATCAGGCCTTTATGCAACAGCTTGCCCCACGTTATCAACCCTTTGCGCTCGCTGATCCAATCACCCAACAGGCTTGGCAATCGCTCAACATCAGCAGCGGCGATTTGTTGAATGGCACTGTGCCAACCTTGGTCAATACGGGCAATAGCTTTTTGATTATTGGGCTGGCGAGTGAGCAAACGCTGGCGGAATTGCAGCCCAATTATGCCCAAATTCAGCAAATCAGTGAACAACTCGATTTGATTGGCTATTATGTGTTTACGCCTGCTACCAAGCAAGCTGGCCGTTCGGCTGGCACCCGCATGTTTGCGCCGCGCTATGGCATTCGTGAGGAAGCTGGCACAGGTATGGCGGCTGGCCCGTTGGCTTGTTATTTGCACGATCAACTGGGTGTACAGCAAACCAGCTTTTTAATCGAGCAAGGTTGGCTGATGCAACCAGCCTCTCCCAGCGTCATCGAGGTGCAACTCAAGCTGGTTGATGGGGCAATTCAGAGCTTGTTGGCTGGTGGTCGGGCTAAAGTGATGCAAACCTTGCAGGTTGGACTATAA